In a single window of the Deltaproteobacteria bacterium genome:
- a CDS encoding diguanylate cyclase yields MPDPWLADRRQPRDSLATKIIFFVFLSTFLTAVVVSWVAVHSSYSFLRSHLEHELPAALQAAGEALGHEQAELAHELARLAEAPAVRAAAGGDAGARAGAESLLRGHRGRSKLAGLALRDTAGVLCAGTPSPPPREPGLPADALLRPAGDRFVMGVPVLDDRGQAIGRLDASLEPSEALRGAGGSAPAAWLHLVDPRGRILARGGATGEPTFASFPAALLAGPAGPGLREFRAAGERRAIAVVQPLASGGASLVVAQLLETAYAPLFTVVTRIFVIDLAVVLLFSFLAYEITSAIVRPLEQLSEAARRISQGELEVEIAEQPRRDEIGLLTRTFNDMARRLRRNRAEIEQHHRQLREQNEQLQQANEVLEQLSITDGLTKLHNHRYFQETLTREIKRVSRTGETLALLLIDIDDFKALNDRLGHAAGDAVLVRIARILNESVRESDVLARYGGEEFVVLAPGTDLEGVAYLAEKVRTAVAEALFGLDPAGEPMRVTVSIGVAEYAGDRRAFFDVADRALYRAKAAGKNCVAGLEELGRS; encoded by the coding sequence ATGCCCGATCCCTGGCTCGCCGATCGCCGGCAGCCGCGCGACAGCCTTGCGACGAAGATCATCTTCTTCGTCTTCCTGTCGACCTTCCTCACTGCGGTCGTGGTGAGCTGGGTGGCGGTGCACTCGAGCTACTCCTTCCTGCGCTCGCATCTCGAGCACGAGCTTCCCGCCGCCCTGCAAGCCGCCGGGGAGGCACTCGGACACGAGCAGGCGGAGCTCGCGCACGAGCTCGCGAGGCTCGCGGAGGCGCCCGCCGTGCGCGCCGCCGCCGGCGGCGACGCCGGGGCGCGGGCGGGGGCGGAGAGCCTCCTGCGCGGGCACCGCGGGCGCTCGAAGCTGGCAGGCCTCGCCCTGCGCGACACCGCCGGTGTCCTGTGCGCCGGGACCCCGAGCCCTCCTCCGCGCGAGCCGGGCCTCCCTGCCGACGCCCTCCTGCGTCCCGCCGGCGATCGGTTCGTGATGGGCGTGCCCGTGCTCGACGACCGCGGCCAGGCGATCGGGCGGCTCGATGCCTCGCTCGAGCCCTCCGAGGCGCTGCGGGGCGCCGGCGGCTCCGCGCCCGCCGCCTGGCTCCACCTGGTCGATCCGCGCGGCCGGATCCTCGCGCGCGGCGGCGCGACCGGCGAGCCCACCTTCGCGAGCTTCCCGGCCGCGCTCCTCGCCGGCCCGGCGGGCCCGGGGCTCCGCGAGTTCCGCGCCGCCGGCGAGCGCCGCGCGATCGCCGTCGTCCAGCCCCTCGCGAGCGGCGGCGCCAGCCTCGTGGTCGCACAGCTCCTCGAGACGGCCTACGCGCCGCTCTTCACGGTAGTGACGCGCATCTTCGTGATCGACCTCGCCGTCGTGCTCCTCTTCAGCTTCCTCGCCTACGAGATCACCTCCGCGATCGTGCGCCCGCTCGAGCAGCTCTCGGAGGCCGCGCGGCGCATCTCGCAGGGCGAGCTCGAGGTGGAGATCGCCGAGCAGCCGCGCCGCGACGAGATCGGACTGCTCACGCGCACCTTCAACGACATGGCGCGGCGCCTGCGCCGCAACCGCGCCGAGATCGAGCAGCACCACCGCCAGCTCCGCGAGCAGAACGAGCAGCTCCAGCAGGCCAACGAGGTGCTCGAGCAGCTCTCGATCACCGACGGGCTCACCAAGCTCCACAACCACCGCTACTTCCAGGAGACGCTCACCCGCGAGATCAAGCGCGTCTCGCGCACCGGCGAGACGCTGGCGCTGCTGCTCATCGACATCGACGACTTCAAGGCGCTCAACGACCGCCTGGGCCACGCCGCGGGCGACGCGGTGCTGGTGCGGATCGCGCGGATCCTGAACGAGTCCGTGCGCGAGTCCGACGTGCTGGCCCGCTACGGCGGCGAGGAGTTCGTGGTGCTGGCGCCCGGGACCGACCTGGAGGGCGTCGCCTACCTGGCCGAGAAGGTGCGCACCGCGGTCGCCGAGGCCTTGTTCGGCCTCGACCCCGCGGGCGAGCCGATGCGGGTCACGGTCTCGATCGGCGTGGCCGAGTACGCGGGCGACCGGCGCGCCTTCTTCGACGTCGCGGACCGCGCGCTCTACCGCGCCAAGGCC